Proteins from a genomic interval of Triplophysa dalaica isolate WHDGS20190420 chromosome 13, ASM1584641v1, whole genome shotgun sequence:
- the atf3 gene encoding LOW QUALITY PROTEIN: cyclic AMP-dependent transcription factor ATF-3 (The sequence of the model RefSeq protein was modified relative to this genomic sequence to represent the inferred CDS: inserted 1 base in 1 codon): MIQSKQDFGMMLQHPGLGHLDISASALVPCLSPPGSLTLDDFTNFTPLVKEELRYAIQNKRLSNGMTALTSDXVSERRETTELPVMKREIQPEESERKKRRRERNKVAAAKCRNKKKEKTDTLQKESETLESINAELKAQIEELKSQKQQLVYMLNLHRPTCIVRAQNGQTPEDERKLFIQQIKETTLQGLNLSINGPMHNTVPTSCGHL, from the exons ATGATTCAGTCAAAACAAG ATTTCGGAATGATGCTTCAGCATCCCGGTTTGGGTCACTTGGATATCAGCGCGTCGGCTTTGGTACCCTGCCTCTCCCCGCCGGGCTCGCTCACGCTGGACGACTTCACCAACTTCACTCCGTTAGTCAAGGAGGAGCTGCGCTACGCCATCCAGAACAAGCGGCTGTCCAACGGCATGACCGCACTGACCTCAG CGGTTTCAGAACGCAGAGAGACCACTGAACTGCCTGTCATGAAGCGGGAG ATCCAACCAGAGGAGAGTGAAAGGAAAAAGAGGAGAAGGGAACGAAATAAAGTAGCAGCAGCTAAATGTCGAAACAAGAAAAAGGAGAAAACTGACACTTTACAAAAG gaGTCTGAGACACTGGAGTCCATCAATGCCGAGCTGAAGGCCCAGATCGAGGAGCTGAAGAGCCAAAAGCAGCAGCTAGTCTACATGCTGAACCTACATCGGCCCACCTGCATCGTCCGCGCCCAGAACGGCCAGACCCCCGAGGACGAGAGGAAACTCTTCATCCAGCAGATCAAGGAGACCACCCTGCAAGGTCTTAATCTTAGCATAAATGGACCAATGCACAACACAGTACCAACAAGTTGTGGCCATCTCTGA
- the batf3 gene encoding basic leucine zipper transcriptional factor ATF-like 3, translating into MSLFTVMSNLTQNDTPSLRLFRKSESSDDEEKRLKRREKNRVAAQRSRRRQTQRADELHEAYECLEQENSLLKKEVQLLIEEQQRLTEALKAHEPLCPVLNCGMTPTTRCTVPPEFV; encoded by the exons ATGTCACTTTTCACTGTGATGAGTAACTTGACTCAAAATGATACTCCGTCCTTACGATTGTTTCGGAAAAGCGAG AGCTCTGATGATGAAGAGAAGAGGttaaaaagaagagaaaagaacCGCGTGGCTGCACAGAGAAGCCGGAGGAGACAAACACAGAGAGCCGATGAGCTGCATGAG GCTTATGAGTGTCTGGAACAGGagaacagtttgctgaagaAGGAAGTTCAGTTGTTGATAGAGGAACAGCAACGCTTGACAGAAGCCCTCAAAGCCCACGAGCCTTTGTGCCCTGTCCTGAACTGTGGTATGACCCCAACAACAAGGTGCACAGTGCCACCTGAGTTTGTCTAG
- the nsl1 gene encoding kinetochore-associated protein NSL1 homolog, producing the protein MEEEVCASETDYRVHVKSKAIVREQLEKYKDLFKKLLDGQGQISEEDKAKLLQEMVVNFEFTVQENILIGGLSWDEASEDYCEDHGNQLNDILDEKIVETAWKRSSYPKQIRNQVVRSLRAKRKIMGLYEQAVKPEDIKPDPVQEAIMKNVSTSAPTMFKQASAVMKSLKSLKQSAEGLRQVLDMKPSAESVEIYREVLGGPLGAACPDLHHRLPSTIERAVSDAEYSADYVPASKIIHNETNDNMCV; encoded by the exons ATGGAGGAAGAAGTTTGTGCAAGTGAGACAGATTATAGAGTACACGTCAAATCAAAAGCCATCGTTCGTGAACAGCTTGAAAAGTATAAAGACTTGTTTAAGAAGTTGCTAGATGGCCAAGGTCAAATTTCCGAAGAGGACAAGGCCAAGTTGCTGCAAGAAATGGTTGTG AATTTTGAGTTTACAGTACAAGAAAATATACTTATTGGTGGCTTATCATGGGATGAGGCATCAGAGGACTATTGTGAAG ACCATGGGAACCAGTTAAATGACATACTGGATGAGAAGATTGTAGAGACCGCTTGGAAACGCAGCTCCTATCCAAAGCAAATACGCAACCAAGTTGTGCGTTCATTGAGAGCGAAGAGAAAGATTATG GGTTTGTATGAACAAGCAGTAAAGCCAGAGGACATAAAGCCAGACCCTGTTCAAG AAGCTATCATGAAAAATGTATCTACCAGTGCCCCAACAATGTTCAAACAAGCCAGTGCTGTTATGAAG TCTTTGAAAAGTCTAAAGCAGTCAGCTGAGGGTTTGCGTCAAGTGCTCGATATGAAGCCTTCAGCGGAGTCGGTGGAAATCTACAGAGAAGTTTTAGGCGGGCCACTGGGAGCTGCTTGTCCTGATCTCCATCACAGGCTTCCGTCTACAATCGAAAGAGCTGTGTCTGATGCAGAATACAGTGCAGATTATGTACCGGCTTCAAAAATCATCCATAATGAGACTAAtgataatatgtgtgtgtaa
- the tatdn3 gene encoding putative deoxyribonuclease tatdn3 isoform X2 produces MAREFIDCHCHMSADEFAQDLDDVILRAKKGGLKALVAVTEGGREFEKVINLSKVYPGFVFPCFGIHPLQGSAQDLHSVKIQDLEPFLPLFQKYKDDIVAVGEIGLDFTPWYAQTTQERDEQIEVFKKQLEISKELHLPVNVHSRSAAKVTIATMKEQGIRQALLHNFAGKPSVAMEGVQAGFCFSFPPAVIRNEQRAKLIKQIPLEHLCLETDSPALGFDKHVRNEPQHITLCCEYIAKVKGVSPERVMEVTTLNAFRLFSKLKV; encoded by the exons ATGGCTAGAGAGTTCATTGACTGCCACTGTCACATGTCAGCAGATGAGTTTGCGCAG GATTTGGACGATGTTATTCTGAGAGCTAAAAAG GGAGGATTGAAAGCTCTGGTTGCAGTAACAGAGGGAGGCAGGGAATTTGAGAAAGTTATTAACTTATCAAAAGT GTATCCTGGTTTTGTATTCCCTTGTTTTGGCATTCATCCTCTTCAAGGATCTGCGCAGGACTTGCATAGTGTCAAGATTCAG gaTCTGGAACCATTCCTTCCATTGTTCCAGAAGTACAAAGATGATATTGTTGCAGTGGGGGAG ATCGGTCTTGACTTCACCCCCTGGTATGCACAAACCACTCAAGAGCGTGATGAACAGATAGAAGTCTTTAAAAAGCAACTTGAAATATCAAAAGAACTGCATTTACCTGT GAATGTGCATTCCCGTTCCGCAGCTAAGGTTACTATAGCCACAATGAAAGAACAAG GGATTAGACAAGCGTTATTGCATAACTTTGCTGGAAAGCCATCAGTTGCCATGGAAGGAGTTCAGGCTGGATTCTGCTTCTCCTTCCCCCCTGCAGTCATCAGAAATGAACAG AGAGCGAAATTAATCAAACAAATTCCACTGGAACACCTTTGCCTCGAGACGGACTCACCAGCTTTGGGGTTTGATAAACAT GTAAGAAATGAACCGCAACACATAACGCTCTGCTGTGAATACATTGCAAAAGTGAAGGGAGTCTCTCCAGAAAGAGTCATGGAGGTCACAACTCTAAATGCCTTCCGattgttttctaaattaaaaGTCTAG
- the tatdn3 gene encoding putative deoxyribonuclease tatdn3 isoform X1, which translates to MAREFIDCHCHMSADEFAQDLDDVILRAKKGGLKALVAVTEGGREFEKVINLSKVYPGFVFPCFGIHPLQGSAQDLHSVKIQDLEPFLPLFQKYKDDIVAVGEIGLDFTPWYAQTTQERDEQIEVFKKQLEISKELHLPVNVHSRSAAKVTIATMKEQGIRQALLHNFAGKPSVAMEGVQAGFCFSFPPAVIRNEQSEINQTNSTGTPLPRDGLTSFGV; encoded by the exons ATGGCTAGAGAGTTCATTGACTGCCACTGTCACATGTCAGCAGATGAGTTTGCGCAG GATTTGGACGATGTTATTCTGAGAGCTAAAAAG GGAGGATTGAAAGCTCTGGTTGCAGTAACAGAGGGAGGCAGGGAATTTGAGAAAGTTATTAACTTATCAAAAGT GTATCCTGGTTTTGTATTCCCTTGTTTTGGCATTCATCCTCTTCAAGGATCTGCGCAGGACTTGCATAGTGTCAAGATTCAG gaTCTGGAACCATTCCTTCCATTGTTCCAGAAGTACAAAGATGATATTGTTGCAGTGGGGGAG ATCGGTCTTGACTTCACCCCCTGGTATGCACAAACCACTCAAGAGCGTGATGAACAGATAGAAGTCTTTAAAAAGCAACTTGAAATATCAAAAGAACTGCATTTACCTGT GAATGTGCATTCCCGTTCCGCAGCTAAGGTTACTATAGCCACAATGAAAGAACAAG GGATTAGACAAGCGTTATTGCATAACTTTGCTGGAAAGCCATCAGTTGCCATGGAAGGAGTTCAGGCTGGATTCTGCTTCTCCTTCCCCCCTGCAGTCATCAGAAATGAACAG AGCGAAATTAATCAAACAAATTCCACTGGAACACCTTTGCCTCGAGACGGACTCACCAGCTTTGGGGTTTGA
- the flvcr1 gene encoding feline leukemia virus subgroup C receptor-related protein 1 produces MVAGELLQEQHDLPDSAPDGSVAVRETPVGGNTEDSGYKVLSNESFHLTVDPKVLEQELPPPDEKEAMLPGEQNKPLETRLYWRRFAVLAVFSLYSLVNAFQWIQYSIIANIFMDYYNVSNLMIDWLSVVYMVAYVPLIFPATWLLDKKGLKMTVLLGAGLNAVGAWLKCASVGPNLFWVTMTAQIICSVAQVFILGLPSRLASVWFGPSEVSTACATAVLGNQLGVAIGFLLPPVLVPNTADDKELMGHNISIMFYGTAGVSTLLFFLTAFVIRDRPPLPPSKAQAVLSTSPAEDYSYKKSIINLFKNKPFILLLVTYGIMTGSFYSVSTLLNQMIIYYHPNQELNAGRIGLTLVVAGMVGSILCGLWLDRTKMYKMTTFVVYFLSFTGMLVFTFTLNLKQMFVVFFTSGVMGFFMTGYLPIGFEFGVEITYPEPEGTSSGLLNAFAQVFGIIFTLIQGHLTTKYNPLIGNIFLCAWTFLGIILTALIKSDLKRHNVNMGNFNKDQAVPTLPTDVKESSAVKQDSSSI; encoded by the exons ATGGTGGCGGGAGAGTTGCTCCAAGAGCAGCACGATCTGCCCGACAGTGCACCTGACGGGAGTGTCGCTGTCCGCGAGACGCCGGTTgggggaaacacggaggacagTGGCTACAAAGTGCTTTCCAATGAATCCTTTCATTTAACTGTAGATCCGAAGGTGCTGGAGCAAGAGCTTCCACCTCCGGATGAGAAAGAAGCTATGCTGCCCGGCGAACAGAACAAACCTCTGGAAACCAGACTGTATTGGAGGAGGTTCGCGGTATTGGCGGTGTTCAGCCTCTATTCGCTCGTCAACGCCTTTCAGTGGATCCAGTACAGCATCATCGCCAACATATTCATGGACTATTATAATGTGTCAAACCTGATGATTGACTGGCTCTCCGTGGTTTATATGGTCGCGTACGTACCTTTGATCTTCCCCGCTACGTGGCTGTTGGATAAGAAAGGCTTGAAGATGACAGTGTTGCTGGGCGCCGGGCTGAACGCTGTGGGCGCGTGGTTGAAATGTGCCAGTGTGGGGCCCAACCTTTTCTGGGTTACCATGACGGCACAGATCATATGTTCGGTAGCACAGGTGTTCATTCTCGGTCTGCCCTCCAGACTCGCGTCCGTTTGGTTCGGGCCCAGTGAAGTTTCCACGGCGTGCGCCACAGCTGTGCTGGGCAATCAG CTCGGTGTAGCCATTGGATTCTTGTTGCCACCTGTCCTGGTTCCCAATACTGCAGACGACAAAGAGCTCATGGGCCACAACATCAGTATAATGTTTTATGGGACAGCCGGAGTTTCAACTCTTCTGTTCTTTTTAACAGCATTTG TCATAAGGGACAGACCTCCACTGCCACCCAGCAAGGCTCAGGCTGTTCTGTCAACAAGCCCAGCAGAAGATTATTCTTATAAGAAATCCATCATCAACCTCTTCAAGAACAAGCCCTTCATTTTGCTCCTCGTCACGTATG GCATAATGACGGGATCATTCTACTCGGTGTCTACGCTTCTCAATCAAATGATAATCTATTACCATCCA AACCAAGAGTTAAATGCAGGAAGAATTGGCTTGACTTTGGTGGTGGCTGGAATGGTGGGCTCCATACTCTGTGGACTGTGGCTGGatcgtacaaaaatgtataa AATGACAACATTTGTTGTCTACTTTTTGTCATTCACTGGTATGCTGGTGTTCACATTCACTCTGAACTTGAAACAAATGTTCGTGGTCTTCTTCACCTCTGGAGTCATGGG GTTTTTCATGACCGGTTATCTTCCCATTGGCTTTGAATTTGGTGTTGAAATAACATACCCCGAACCTGAGGGCACATCCTCTGGTCTTCTGAACGCATTTGCACag gTGTTTGGCATCATTTTTACTCTCATTCAAGGACATCTGACCACGAAGTACAACCCACTCATCGGGAACATTTTCTTGTGTGCTTGGACTTTTCTGGGCATCATTTTAACAG CTTTGATTAAATCAGACCTGAAAAGACACAACGTCAACATGGGCAACTTTAACAAAGACCAAGCA GTGCCTACTTTACCAACCGATGTGAAGGAATCCAGTGCTGTCAAACAAGATTCCTCCagcatataa